The DNA window CCATGCCCTCGCGCAGCTGGCGCACGCGGATGCCGCGCTCGATCGGTCCGGTGCGCTCGGCGTCCGGGCTGTCCAGGTAGCGGAAGAACTCCGCCACCACGCGCGGATCGTAGAGTGTACCGATCTCGCGCTCCAGGTTCAGGCGGCTATGCTTCTCATCGAACTCGTCGGCCACGAGTATGATGCGCGAACCGAGCGGAATCGAGTCGCCGCGCAGGCGGTCCGGGAACCCGGTGCCGTTGAGCAACTCGCGATGGTGCCGCACCAGCAGGGAGACTTCGCCTAACTCACCGATCGTGCGCAGCGTCACATAGCCGAGGATCGGGTAGCGGCTGAACACGGCGAAGTCGTCGCGGCTCATGCGCGCGCGCTCCTGCTCGAGCACGCGCTCCGGCAGACCCAATTTGCCAAGGTCGTGCAGCATCGCGGCAATTTCGATCTGGCGCACGCTCGGGGCATCGAGGCCAAGCGCCGTAGCCACATAGCGCGCCGCCCGTGAGACGCGCCGACCGTGCCCTTTGGCATCGGCGCCGCGCAATTCGATGAATGCCTGCAGCATTTCGATGATGCTGACAAATGTGTCCTGCAACTGCCGGTTCTTGGCGTCGATTTCCGCCGTGCGCGCCGCGACCCGCTGTTCCAGTTCCTGGTTCCACGCCCGCAGTTCGGCGTTCTGCGCCTGCGTGACCTGCTGCAGGCGCTGGTTCTCCTGCACGAGTTGATAATGCTCGATCGCCGTGCGCACCAGGGCGCGCAGGCCGTCATCATCCCAGGGCTTGGCCACGTACTGGAAGATCTGACTTTCATTGATCGCTGTCACCGCCACCCGCACATCGCCGAAACCGGTCAGCAGGATGCGCACCGTCGCCGGATAGCGCGCGCGCATCTGACGCAGGAGCTCGGTGCCGCTCAGGCCCGGCATGCGCTCATCCACCACGGCGACCCAGACCGCCTGCTGCTCCAGAATCGCCAGCGCCGCGGCGCCACTGGGCGCCGTCAATACCTGCCAGCTATCGTTGTGGAACAAGCGCATCAGCGTGTTCAGGATCTCGTCTTCGTCGTCGACGATCAGAACGACCGGAGTGCTCATCGCAATTGACTTCCATTCGCGCCCGTCGGGGCGGCGGGCAAGGTGACGGTAAACGTGGCGCCCACTCCGACTTGTGTGCTGACATCGATACGGCCGCCGAATTTCTTGACTATCTCGTAGCTGACGCTCAAGCCGAGGCCGGTACCTTGTCCTGGCACTTTGGTCGTGAAGAACGGGTCGAATATGCGCGGCAGGTCGTCCGGCGGGATGCCGCGCCCCGTGTCGCTGATCGCGATCGTAACCTGATCGCCATGCATCCCTGTGGTGATCGTAATGGCGCCGCGATTTTCTATCGCTTGCGCCGCATTGACCAGCAGGTTCATGAGCACCATGTTCAGCTGCACCGGACTGCAGCGCGCGAGCAGCGGCGCGCTGGCGTGCGCCTGGCGAATGGTGATGCGCCCGCCCAGCTCCAGCTCGCCGGCGGCGATGCGCAGCACATGGTCCAACTGCCGCTGCACGTCGGCGACGGCATCGGCAGCGTCGGACAGGCGCGAAAAGTTCAGCAGATCGGCCACAATATGCGCGATGCGCTGCACGCCGCTGTGGCAGGCCTGCGCCGTGTGGTCGATGTTCGACAGGATGAAGTCGATATCCAGATACTCCAACTGGCCCAGCACGTCGACGGCAAAGGCGCGCACGTCCGGATCGCTGCTGCGCATCAGCATGTCGGCCTGCGCGACCAGCGATTGGGTCACTGCCGCCAGCGGATGCACATATTCCTGGACGCGACCGAGGTTGCTCTTCACGTACGCGAGCGGATTGTTGACCTCGTGCGCCACACCCGCCGCCAGGACGCCCACCGCCGCCATCTTTTCGGCGTACAGCAGTTGCATCTGCGTCTGCTTGAGCTCCGTCAGGTTGTGTTCGAGCGCCGCATTCGCCTGCGCCAACTCGCGGGTACGATCCTGCACGCGCTGCTCCAGCAGCGCCGCCGCCATTTCGATCTCGCGTTTCTGGCGCGCCAGCGTATCCATCACGCGCGCATTTTCGAGCGCGATCGCCGCCTGGTGCGACAACAGCACCAGCAGACGCTCATGGTTGGCGTCAAACGTGTCCGGCGCGTCGCTGTCCACCGTCAGCACGCCGATCACCTCGTCGGCGATCATGAGCGGCACCGCAATCAGCGAGCGCACGGCGGTGCCGGTCGGCAGGAACAGCGGGTCCGAGAGCGTGTCGGCCACGCGAACGACGCCCCGGCTGCGCACCGCGTAGCCCGCGGCGCCCTGGTCGATCGGCATGCGATGCGGACGGAAGCCAGTACCGTACGACTGCGTGGTCGCCTGCGGCTCCAGCGCTTCGCCGTCCGGCGTTAGCAGGTGAATAACCGCCTTCGACGCCGCCGGGATGGTGCGCACCGCTTCTTCGACAATCAGCGTCAGCAGCTTTCCCGAATCGAGCGTGCGCGTCAGCGTCTGCGCCACCACCAGCAGCGTGTCACTCTCGCGCAAACGCTGCTCCAATGCCTGCTGCAGTTGCGTGCCGGCGCCATCGGGGGCGATGAGCATGGCGGTCGTCATGATCCGACCTGGCCCGTCTGAGCGAGCACGGCGCCATCGCCGTTCAGGAACTGCAAACCTACGGCGCCGCCACTGACCGGCGCCTGCGCGCGGAACGGACGGTCGGGGCCGACCATGACCGGCCAGCGCTGTACCGCGACGCCCGCCACCCACAGGACCGCCTGCCCGGCGAACAGCCGCGAGGTGGCGACGCCGACCAGCGCCTTGCCGTCCTGCACCGTGAGGCTGAGCGCGGCATTGTCATTGGCCATCGCGTACACGCCCGCGCCATGCACGGCATACCAGCGCTCGGTCCAACTGACGACGCCCTGCGGCGGCAGCGTATCGCTGTCCCAGAACGTCGGCGTCACGCCGCCCCATAGCTCAAGGTAGGCGCTATCATCGTCGGTCCACAACGTCGGTGACAGGCCGGGCGCCCCGAAGATCTTGGCGCCGCGCGCGATGGCGGGTGGGAACGTGCGTACCACGCCGCTGTCGCTCGCCGTGTCGTATACGCCCATGTAGCCGCCGCGCGACTGCGGGCTCTCAAACAAGCCGAGGTAGTCGCGCCAGTTGGCGTAGCTGCGCAGATCGACCGCGCCCGCCCGTGGCCATTCGAACGTCTGGTGCTCGGCCGGCATGCGTTTGTCGCCGGTCGAATGGACGACGACCGGGCCGGGCGGCCAGATGATCTCGGTCTGAGCCGACACGTGATTGCGCCCGCCGGGTGCGAGCATCGCGTTCAGCCAGAACTGGTACGGCGTGGCGCGCCCCGTAGGGTTGCTGATGCGCGGCGTGATGCTGACGTAGTTGTGATCGCCGTCGAGCGTCAGCGTGACCTGCACGTCCAGCCCCGTGCGGCTTTCGGTATCCGAAACGATCACCGACACGCTGCCGCCGGCCGATTCGACGCGCGTCGTCCAGGGGCGGTACTCGTTTAGCCCGTGTTCCTCGACCGGGAACGCCCATTCCATGCCGCCCGCAGCCAGCCACCAGCCGCGATAACCCCACTGCGTCGGTTTGATGACCGGATTGCGGTACAGCACGTCCCGGCCGGTCGTTTTGTCCACCCAGCGATACAGCCGCCCGCCCAGATCAGGCAAGATCGTCAGCGCCGTGTACTTGTTCTCCACGACAATGGCACGGTAGTTCACGGGCTGCGGCAACGTTCCAACCAGCGCGAAGTTTAGCCGCGGGTACGGGTAGGCCGGATCTTCCGATCCGGGCTTCACGAACGCGCGCGCATAATCGTAGGTGGCGAGCGTGATCTGTATCTCGCGCCACGTGGCGCTCGCACCGCCGGGCGTCGCCGTTGCAGCGGGCGGAACGGCTGTTGCGCTTGGCGCGGGCGTTTTGGTCGGCGCCGGCGTGGGCGCTGCGGGCGCGGTGCTTGTCGCGGTCGGCGCGACCGTGGCGGTCGATGCCGGCGCAGCCGAAGGCATCGGCGTCGCGGTTGGCGCTGCCGTTGGCGGCGGCGATGGCGATGCGAAGATAGCAGGCGCCACCGTGGACGCGCCAGGCGCGGTCGGCGTGCCCGGTTCGGTCGGGTCGCGGCTAATCGACAGCGTGCAGGCCGGAGTAAGCACGCCGAAGATCGCCACACAGCAGATCAGCCAGATCGCGCGACGGAGGCTGTTCACCGCCCCACCATGCGCTGAAACACGATCTTGAAGCTGACATGCGCCCGCCCGCCCGATTCCATGCCCAGACCATCGACGACATCGCTGGAACCATCCACCTTGACCTGATACGAACCGACCGGCCCGTACATCGGGAAATTGGCGGCATATTCGGGCGCCGCCTTGTCTTCCGTGACGATCCGCGATTGGCCACCGGGCCAGGTTACCCAGACGGCCTGGCCGAGAACGCGCTCTCCGCGCTCGTCAAGCGTTTCGACGTAGATGTGATGCAGCCCGCGCGATTCTTCGGTATCCAGGTATTCGACCTTCGTCGCGCGCCACGTATGCTGCCCCTTCGCCACGGCCGGCTGCTTGAGCTGCACCTGCAATTCGTCCAAGCGCTTGTCCCACGTCACCGTGTACGCGCCGCTGGCCGATACCGGCGCCGACGTCGCCGCTGTGCGGCGAGCGGGCGGCGGCACGCCTGACAGCGCGCCGTAATCCAGCAGCAACCGGTCGGTGGCATCGAACACCTGAACGCCGATCGTGCCCGTGAGGTTGACGTGAATGGTAACAACTTCGCCCGCCGCCAGATCGACCGTCTGGCTGGTCGCCGGCACGCGGTTCTGCCACATGACTATGCGCACCGGCGCGGTCGTGCGGCTGTTCAACGCGACATCCACGCCATCGTCAGCGCGCAGCCAGCGCATGCTTATACTCTCGGTGGCGTGCACGATGTACGACTCGTCGCCCAGGGCCACGGGCGCGGCGGGCAGGCGGGACGCCGGCGTTGGGGTGGCCGCCGGACCGGGCGTTGGCAGCGGTTTGACTGAAGGCGGCAGATCAACCGTATCCGGCGAGTTCTCCGGCGTGTAGCGGCGCGTCTGCGGCCTGCGTGCATTTTGTTTAAGGACATTGACAACCGGCAGCGTATCCCCTTCGCGATCGCGGTACCAGGCCTGGGCTTCGAAGCGCAGGTCGCGATGCGCGCCGGCCTCGCCGGCAATCATCCACGGCGTAAACGCAAAATAATAGGACGGCGCCCGCTCGACCATATACCGAAAGGCGTACAGCGTCTCCTGCGCCACGTCGTCATCGGTGACCACCGGATAGCGCGGGTCTTCGCCCGCCCCGGCCACCGCGCCGCCTTCGGTCGAGATGATCGGGATGGCGTAGCCGAAGCGCTGGTAGAAAATGTGCTCGTACGCTTCGAATTTGCGGAACGCGTTCGAGTCGCCGTCGATAGTGTCGGCCACGTAGTAGCCGCCCCTGGAGCGCGGCAGGCGCGAGATCTGCCGCGCCTGGTTGATCGACGCCACCTTGCCCGGCGTCAACTGCCGGCGCGCGATCTCGGCAACGGTCATCAACGGGCTTTTCAGGTTGACTTCGTCCTCCGGATAATCAACCGGATGGTTCAGAAAATAGTTGTGCAGCGGCAGCCACGCACGCCGCAGCACGTCCTGCTTCCCGCGCGCCTTGATGCCGTCCAGCAGCTCGCGCAGGAACTGGTTGTCGTCATAGTCGCCGCCCGGCGCCAGGCTCGGTAGGCCGGGATAACCGCCCGCTCTGATAACGGTTTCGGCGGCCGGGATCCAGAGATCGACCAGGCGCGTGATGCTCATCGCCTCGCCGTCGCGCCAGCCGCCCGCCGAGCCGGCGATGTTTGGCTCGTTGTACAGCTCGATGTACGTCAACCCCATCGGCACGGCGGAGCGGACCAACGCGTCGAGGTTCTCGTACGGGTCGTTGAATGGCTTGTAGACGCGCATGACCGGCATCATGCCGTTGGCGACCAATTGGCGCACCAGGTATTCGTGATCGACTTTGGAGCTGTCGCCGTTGAGGAACTTGACCCACTTAATGCCCATCGACTTCGACTCGCCGACGAAGTAGTCGACGATGTCGCGCGTCTGGCCGAAGAGCGTGGGCGCCCAGTGTATGCCCCAGCCGTTGTCCTGCCGCGGGCGGGGGAATGCGGCGAGACCGCCGGCCGGGCCTTCCGCACGGGTCTCAGAAACGCCGTTCAGCAGAAGGAACAGAACCAGCGCCAGACTCATGCGCAGATGCAAAGCATTCATCGGGCTGACCGGCGCGCGGGCAAGTTGCGGGGGAAGGTTAGCCGCCCGCGCGCCGCTCCGGCGCGTTTAGCGCTTCAGATTGACCAGGTCCTGCAGCATCTCATCGGACGCGGTTATGATACGGCTGTTGGCCTGGAAACCGCGCTGCGCGATGATCATGTTCGTGAACTGCTGCGCGAGGTCCACATTGGACCCTTCCAGGAAGCCGCCCTGAATCTGGCCGAAGCCGGACGCGTTGGGCTGGCCGACGAACGCGGGTCCGGAGTTCGGCGAGACGTTGAACAGGCTCTGCCCCTCGCGCGAAAGCCCCTGCGTGTTGGCGAACGTCGCCAGCGCGATCTGCCCCACCGTGCGGCTCAGGCCGTTGGTGAACGTCGCGACGACGCGTCCGTCGGCATCGACCGTGAACGCGTCAAACGCGCCGGCCGGCGTGCCGTTCTGCGCGCCGGCGGCGATGTCGGTTGAGGCCGCCAGTTGCGTCATCTCGGCAAAGTCGAGGTTCAGCGTGACCGGGCTCGTCGCGCCGTTATTGTATGTGATGTCCAGCGTGGTCGGCGGGTTGGTCGTATCGTAGCGGCCCGCCGTGTCGAACGCGATGGTCGTGCCGGCCGGCGTCAGATTCGAGATCGCCGGGTCGGTCGTCGTCGCGCTCCAGCTCCACTGGTTGTTGGTGGCACTGCGCGTGAAAGTCACATCGATATTGTGCAGGCTGCCAAGCGAGTCGTAGACGCTCATCGTAAACGTCGAGGCGCCGCCGGCCGCGGTACGCGCATCCATATTACCACGCAATTGGAGAGCGGTCGTAGCGCGCGCCATGCTCTGGCCGATTGGCAGGGTGATCGCCGTCAGCGGCTGCGTCGGATCCACCACGTCGGTCTGCGGGTTGGCCATCCAGCCGAGCAGTGGCATGCCGACGTTCGAGCTGACGAGCCTGCCGGTCAGGTCGACGTCCATGCGGCCGTCGCGCGTGTACTGGCGGGCATTGCCGCCCGCGTTCAACAGGAAGAAGCCGTCGCCCTGAATGGCCAGGTCGGTCGGCCGGTCGGTGGCCTGCAGGTTGCCCTGCGTGAACAGCGTATCGATGCCGCTCAACGCCATGCCCAGCCCGACCTGCATCGGGTTCAGTCCGCCGCGCTCGCCCGAGGGGGCGGTGGCGCCGCGCAGCGTCTGGCTGAACAGTTCCTGGAACGTCACACGTCCGGACTTGAACGCCGTCGTGTTCACGTTCGAGATATTGTTAGCCACCATGTCCATCATGACTTCGTGATTGCGCAGCGCAGATATGGCTGCCGACAGGGAACGCAACATGAGATTTTCCTCCGAAAGAGTGTGTTTGCGATCTGTGATCGCCCCCACAAGCCTCCTCGGGAGGTCCGGCCGGTGGGAGCATGCCGTTTGAGTCTTCTAGCCAGTTAGCCGATGACAACGCTGTCGATATTGGTGAATACCCCCTCCTTTTGGCGACCGGCATCCATCGCGGTCACGACGGTCCGGTTTTTGATGCTGACAATCAGTGCGAGATCATCCATCAAGATCAGCGAGTCGCGCCCGCCCTTGGCCTGCGCCTTGTCCATCGCCTGCTCCAGCCGATCCACGTCGGCCGGGCTCAGTTCGATGCCGCGCTGCTCAAGACGCTTGAGCGCATGCGATGAGAACTTGAGCGCCTCGGCGAACACGCCGGGTGCGAGCCGGCTGGCCGGGGCGCCGGCCGATGGCGCCGGCGCCGTACCGATCGCTGGCGCACGCGCAACGGCTTCCAACGAATCCATACCGATGACTCCCCCTTTGCGTAATCAGGATTGCACGGACACGATCTGCGACAACAGCACGTGCTTGTCGCCGATCGAGATAATGACCTGGCCGCCGACGAGCTTCACGGCCGTCACCACGCCGCTGACCGTCTGCTGGTCGGTGGGGGTGATCGCCTGCACCTGCTTGCCGATCATGTTGCTGCCCTGCATCATCTCCTGGCTGACACGCATAGCTTGCATCGCCTCGTTGATCGACTGCATCTGCTCCAGCGTGTTGAACTGCGCCAGTTGCGTGATGAACTGCGTGTCATCCTTCGGCTGCATCGGGTCCTGGTAGCGCAACTGGGCCAGCAGCAACTTCATGAAGGCATCTTTGCCCAGGCCCATCCCGCCGCTGACCGCGGTGGTGTTGGTCGGGTTGGTTCGGGTGGATGCGGCGACGCCGGTCGTTGCATGGACAGTAGGCATACGAGTAGTTCCTCGCTTGTCAGGCGCGATAGTCCACCGCGCCATCGGCGCGGTAGAGCGCGGTCACAATGTGGGCGTCCGGCGGCGGCATGCCGCGCAGGCCGTCGCCGCGCGGCGGCGCCCCGTGAGGCGACCCACCCTGCGCGCCGGCGCGGCCATGCGCGAACTGCGGCGGCTGGTCGCCGACGAACACCTGGAAACTGGTCTGCGACATGCCGTGCTCGGCGAGTGCGGACCGCAACGCGGGCAATTGCGTCTCCAGCACGGCGCGCACGGCTTCGCTCGCCGCGCCCAACTGCACTTCCAGCCCGCTGCGGTGCGCGATTACCTTCACCTGCAGGCTGCCCAGCGACGGCGGATCAAGCACGATGCTAACTTCGGCGGGCCGGTGCGCCACCGCGCGCAAGACGGCGCCAGCCACCTGCGAAGCGAGCGACAGCGGGGCGGCATCCGCGCTCTGCGCCGCACTCTCTGTAATGCCGGATGTTGTAACGGCGGCGGTCAGCGAGGCAGCTTGCACGGTGTCCCCGGACTCGCGCGCGGGTCGCTCGGCCGCTTCGGCGACGGCCGACAGCCGCCGCGCTTTGAGTTCCGGCGCGACGGGCGCCACCGTGCGCGACGCGCCGTCAAGCGATGGCAGGCCAGCTTCAACGCGCCGGTCCGCTTCCGTCTGAGGCCGTGCAACCGGTATCTGTGCGTTGAGCTGCGCGATCACTTCCAGCTCGGCTACAGGCAGCGCAGCAACCGCATTCGGTGGCTCACTGCCAGGCACCGCGCTCTGTGTTGCTGTGTCAATCAACGACGCACCCAGATTGCTATTGACAAACAGCGGCAAACCGGACAGGGTCGCGCCGGCCGCTGGCGGAAGATTCGGCCCGGCGATGGGGTTCGCGCCGCCGCTCGACACGGCATCAATGGCCTGCGCCAGCAACGGATTGATGCCGCCGGATAGGTCGGCCACCACGGCCGCCTTCGGCACATTTACCAGAGACAGGAACGGCATGGCGGCCAGTGCCAGCGCCGCCGGGTCGTCAGCGGCCGAATCGGACGGCCGCGGCATCGGATCGGCCGGCGCCGGATTGACGACAGTGCCGGGCGCCTGTTCGCCGGTCGCCGCCGGAGATGGCAAAGTCGCCGGTCCCGCCAGCGAGAGCCCGCGCAGCCATTCGGACAGCGCCGGCGTGATGCTCGTGGCCGGCAGCGGCGTCACGGCCGGCTCGCCGCTCAACAACGTGGCGAGTTGCGCCTGAAATACGCCATCCTCTCCTGTCTTCGCTTGCCCCATATCCATGACCGGCAGGGCCGGGTTGGACATCAGAGTCGAATTGATCAGTGCCATCGCTCGCTATGGTCCTGTGTGCACTATGCCGCGTTGTCAGCGCTCGGCGATGGCCGCGCGCAAGGTAGCCAGTTGTTTGCTGGCGAGCTGCGCCAGCGACTGGAAGCGCAGAGAGGTTTCGGCCAGTTCAACCATCTCTTTGTCGACGTCCACGCTGTTGCCATCGTTGCGCAGGGTCAGGTTCGGGCGCTGGGCGACCTGCGGGTCGTCGAGCGCGGCCAGTCCCAGGTGCGCGTCATGGGTGCTCACCAGGCGCAGCTCGGCGGACGACGGATCGGCGACGCGTTTGAGTTCATCCTCAAACGATACGGTCGCCGCCTTGTAGCCGGGCGTATCCACATTCGCCATGTTCTGGCCGATCACCTGCTGGCGCAACGAAAGACCGCGCATGGCGACCTGCAAGACATCGAGCGTGCGTGAATTCAAGATTGGGTCGGGCATCAGGTGCCTGCCTGTTCCACCGTGGCATCGCCGTGGCGCCGCCGGTAATATTGCGATATGGCGAGATCGTCGTTGAACTTGGCGTCGGCCACCGCCAGTTCGCGCTGGCGGGCCGCCGCAGCGCGCTCTTTCAACCGCGCCAGCACCTTGACTTCCTTCAAGGCGTCGGACACGCGCTCGCGCAGGGCATCAACCTGCCGGTCGAATTCGGCCAGCACGCGCCGCTGGCGGGTGATCTCAATCTCCAGGCGCTCGATGTATGCTTCGTAGCGCCGCAGTTCCTCCAGGCGCAGCACACCGCGCTGGCGCGCGCCGGCCAACACGACGTCGCCGCGCTGGCGCTCGGCCTGCAACG is part of the Chloroflexota bacterium genome and encodes:
- the fliJ gene encoding flagellar export protein FliJ, whose protein sequence is MATPHFTLQPVLSVKESLLEELRFELAKLLHIQADAATVLTALQAERQRGDVVLAGARQRGVLRLEELRRYEAYIERLEIEITRQRRVLAEFDRQVDALRERVSDALKEVKVLARLKERAAAARQRELAVADAKFNDDLAISQYYRRRHGDATVEQAGT
- a CDS encoding response regulator → MSTPVVLIVDDEDEILNTLMRLFHNDSWQVLTAPSGAAALAILEQQAVWVAVVDERMPGLSGTELLRQMRARYPATVRILLTGFGDVRVAVTAINESQIFQYVAKPWDDDGLRALVRTAIEHYQLVQENQRLQQVTQAQNAELRAWNQELEQRVAARTAEIDAKNRQLQDTFVSIIEMLQAFIELRGADAKGHGRRVSRAARYVATALGLDAPSVRQIEIAAMLHDLGKLGLPERVLEQERARMSRDDFAVFSRYPILGYVTLRTIGELGEVSLLVRHHRELLNGTGFPDRLRGDSIPLGSRIILVADEFDEKHSRLNLEREIGTLYDPRVVAEFFRYLDSPDAERTGPIERGIRVRQLREGMVLTRDLYTRRGLLLATRGKIIDRSIADKVENFHQVEPINEPIFVQEWEPT
- the flgB gene encoding flagellar basal body rod protein FlgB; translation: MPDPILNSRTLDVLQVAMRGLSLRQQVIGQNMANVDTPGYKAATVSFEDELKRVADPSSAELRLVSTHDAHLGLAALDDPQVAQRPNLTLRNDGNSVDVDKEMVELAETSLRFQSLAQLASKQLATLRAAIAER
- a CDS encoding GAF domain-containing protein, producing the protein MTTAMLIAPDGAGTQLQQALEQRLRESDTLLVVAQTLTRTLDSGKLLTLIVEEAVRTIPAASKAVIHLLTPDGEALEPQATTQSYGTGFRPHRMPIDQGAAGYAVRSRGVVRVADTLSDPLFLPTGTAVRSLIAVPLMIADEVIGVLTVDSDAPDTFDANHERLLVLLSHQAAIALENARVMDTLARQKREIEMAAALLEQRVQDRTRELAQANAALEHNLTELKQTQMQLLYAEKMAAVGVLAAGVAHEVNNPLAYVKSNLGRVQEYVHPLAAVTQSLVAQADMLMRSSDPDVRAFAVDVLGQLEYLDIDFILSNIDHTAQACHSGVQRIAHIVADLLNFSRLSDAADAVADVQRQLDHVLRIAAGELELGGRITIRQAHASAPLLARCSPVQLNMVLMNLLVNAAQAIENRGAITITTGMHGDQVTIAISDTGRGIPPDDLPRIFDPFFTTKVPGQGTGLGLSVSYEIVKKFGGRIDVSTQVGVGATFTVTLPAAPTGANGSQLR
- a CDS encoding flagellar biosynthesis protein, giving the protein MDSLEAVARAPAIGTAPAPSAGAPASRLAPGVFAEALKFSSHALKRLEQRGIELSPADVDRLEQAMDKAQAKGGRDSLILMDDLALIVSIKNRTVVTAMDAGRQKEGVFTNIDSVVIG
- a CDS encoding DUF5107 domain-containing protein — its product is MNSLRRAIWLICCVAIFGVLTPACTLSISRDPTEPGTPTAPGASTVAPAIFASPSPPPTAAPTATPMPSAAPASTATVAPTATSTAPAAPTPAPTKTPAPSATAVPPAATATPGGASATWREIQITLATYDYARAFVKPGSEDPAYPYPRLNFALVGTLPQPVNYRAIVVENKYTALTILPDLGGRLYRWVDKTTGRDVLYRNPVIKPTQWGYRGWWLAAGGMEWAFPVEEHGLNEYRPWTTRVESAGGSVSVIVSDTESRTGLDVQVTLTLDGDHNYVSITPRISNPTGRATPYQFWLNAMLAPGGRNHVSAQTEIIWPPGPVVVHSTGDKRMPAEHQTFEWPRAGAVDLRSYANWRDYLGLFESPQSRGGYMGVYDTASDSGVVRTFPPAIARGAKIFGAPGLSPTLWTDDDSAYLELWGGVTPTFWDSDTLPPQGVVSWTERWYAVHGAGVYAMANDNAALSLTVQDGKALVGVATSRLFAGQAVLWVAGVAVQRWPVMVGPDRPFRAQAPVSGGAVGLQFLNGDGAVLAQTGQVGS
- a CDS encoding flagellar hook protein FlgE — encoded protein: MLRSLSAAISALRNHEVMMDMVANNISNVNTTAFKSGRVTFQELFSQTLRGATAPSGERGGLNPMQVGLGMALSGIDTLFTQGNLQATDRPTDLAIQGDGFFLLNAGGNARQYTRDGRMDVDLTGRLVSSNVGMPLLGWMANPQTDVVDPTQPLTAITLPIGQSMARATTALQLRGNMDARTAAGGASTFTMSVYDSLGSLHNIDVTFTRSATNNQWSWSATTTDPAISNLTPAGTTIAFDTAGRYDTTNPPTTLDITYNNGATSPVTLNLDFAEMTQLAASTDIAAGAQNGTPAGAFDAFTVDADGRVVATFTNGLSRTVGQIALATFANTQGLSREGQSLFNVSPNSGPAFVGQPNASGFGQIQGGFLEGSNVDLAQQFTNMIIAQRGFQANSRIITASDEMLQDLVNLKR
- a CDS encoding flagellar hook-length control protein FliK, which encodes MALINSTLMSNPALPVMDMGQAKTGEDGVFQAQLATLLSGEPAVTPLPATSITPALSEWLRGLSLAGPATLPSPAATGEQAPGTVVNPAPADPMPRPSDSAADDPAALALAAMPFLSLVNVPKAAVVADLSGGINPLLAQAIDAVSSGGANPIAGPNLPPAAGATLSGLPLFVNSNLGASLIDTATQSAVPGSEPPNAVAALPVAELEVIAQLNAQIPVARPQTEADRRVEAGLPSLDGASRTVAPVAPELKARRLSAVAEAAERPARESGDTVQAASLTAAVTTSGITESAAQSADAAPLSLASQVAGAVLRAVAHRPAEVSIVLDPPSLGSLQVKVIAHRSGLEVQLGAASEAVRAVLETQLPALRSALAEHGMSQTSFQVFVGDQPPQFAHGRAGAQGGSPHGAPPRGDGLRGMPPPDAHIVTALYRADGAVDYRA